Genomic segment of Cottoperca gobio chromosome 6, fCotGob3.1, whole genome shotgun sequence:
ACATACTGTAGCTGGACGGAAGTAATAAACAGGCAAAAGTTAGATGCAGAGAGGTCCTTTGGCTGTTGCTTTGAAACAATCAGATGACTAAATTCCCAAAGAGCTACACTAGTATCTCCTGCACAAATGCTCTCATGCTCAACatagaaaaacacagagaaacactctGCACTCCCATATCAATCCACACTGCatgtttttgagtgtgtgtgggtactTGTTCTTTATTACCTGTGTCCAAACCTTTGGATCTTTTACAGAGTTTTAAGGCAGACATAAATGATTCATATTTGGACGGCTAGACTCTGAGAGCGTTTTCACTCAGATTGTGTGTCCTGCAAACAAAGTGAGGCTCCGTGTTTCACTGTCATGTAGGCCCCATCAGTTCCACTTGCGCAGATCTGTCCGATATTTGTGGTTGAGGAGGTGGGCTCTTGGTCCGTTTCCCTGACACAGATGACGGCATCACCACTCACATTAATGAGGCACTGAGCCTTGAGGAGGAACAAAGACAGGAAGATTAATCCATAAGAATAACTGAGATCTGAGCATGCAGAGAGTAGTTTATtggagtgtttttgttgttatttatatctgtatataattTATATGCGACTATGTTGTTATCTTGCACTTTTTGTTAACAAAGGTCCTAACCATTCAGAAACTGGATTGTCAGTATATTGCCTGTTGACCCACgtgtcaaatgtttatttattgttttgaccgtgtggttttattttattaatatttttttcacaCTACAATTACAATGACTGAATATTGTTAAGAGTTAAAAGGCAATTACTCTTGTATGTACTTGCATTgttatgctattatattataacataaatgacaataatataatTTCAGGGACAATATGTCATCCAATAAAAGTAGTTACCACGACAGGCCTACTTCCATGTTTAAATGGACTGTAATAGGTGTGTTGGAGTACCTGGTTCTTGTTTGGATTTTCCATCAACATACACTCTTTCATGCTGTAGGACACCACTGCATTGCCACCCAGGGCTGCTACATGGGCTCGAACCATCGCAAACACCTCTGCTATGAATGAATGGAGGAAGCCACTGACTCCACCTTCCTacagaggacaaacacacatttcatgtGTACAGGTATGTCTACACTTTGCACAAGATCCTGGGGCTTTCACATGTGTAGTGTGTACTTGCAGTCGTACCTCCCGTAACGATGTTGTCTCTCttataaaaaacatgttgatgaTCCCAAGGTATTTAATGATGCGTGTTccagggaggaaggagagcggCGTCATCTTCACCACGGTGACTGAACTGCTCCCGAACGAGCGGTTGGAGCGCAGCGAGCGGGAGCGTCCCTCAGGCAGTGGACTGCAGCGCTCCAAAGATGAGACTGCAAGTTCAGAGAGAGCAGGCAGAGGTCCAAAAGAGGGAGgcgtgaaaagaaaacaagaggaagggaggggggggacgAAAGGGAATGGAGATACCAGAAAACACTCAAAAAtagtggaaaaataaaaacagatatgaactttaaagcagaaagaaatgtgaatgtgGAATGTACGTGCAAAAATGCAATCCTGTTAGCGTTTTCACAGCAGGTCTAACACATGTGTACCTATCTGCGAGTATGTCAGTTGTCCGTGTGCGTTAGAAACATGTGTGCCTTGACATGCAGTGGTGTGGATGTGTGGTGCCAAGACAATCACTTGGAAAGCGTGCGCTGCCATGCATATCGTGCAGTTGAAGCAAACAGACAAGACAGTTAAACAGTGTctgcagacagacggacagacctGGGCACAGCTGTGTATGCTTACAAGTGTGAATACAGTATTTGTAGTACAGTGAAGTACACAAGAGAATATTTATAAATCTTTGCATTTGTGAAAGAGGCTTGAGAAATGGAGACGGACATAGACAGCTATGAGCTGAGCTGGGCACATGTACACGAGCCAGAGTGTGAAAGATGCTCCATCGTCTTACTGCAAATTTACCTGACGTGGCTTACATCCATCAAACCAGGAACCTTCAGAGCCACACATTAGATTGTAGTTCACTTACTGTGCACAGGATTGAAAATCATACCAGATCTTGCAGAAAAGCATTTCTCCTGCCTGTCCACCTTGATTTCTACCACATTGCATGTGTTccaatttgtgtgtgtacagtttatccTCAAATCATGTCATGTCTTCTTAAGTACATTCACTAAAGCATAGAAAAATCAATTCACTGGAATTCCTCCAGTATTTTTAATCAAATTGCTGCAACTCATCCATTACAGATCTAGACAAGTACAAGCACGCTGAATACGGAAATAATTACTTCCCATTAATTTGTCATCATGGTTGCCACGGCTACAGGCATTTCAAAGCCAAGCTGCTGATTGTGGATCCCTCTGAGGGGCGGGGCTTCAACGTTCACACTCTAGCTAAAAAGCTGGTGCTTGATTTAAGATGCTCCGCCCCCCAGCGGCATGCATGGAggggtgtgtgagtgtatgcgagcgtgtgtgtgtgtgtgcgtgtgtgcgtgtgtgtgtgcgtgtgtacgtgtgtgtgattGCTTGTGAAACTGTGTTCTGTATTTGTGGGTATCATCACCGGAGTGTGCTAGAGACTGTGTCCTCCTACTTGTCTTAACTGATCCTCGTCTTATGGTGTGAGCTTTCAGCCTAAGCAGCTCTAGCCAGGTGCTGCATCTGTCTGCAAAGGAACCGTAATCAACGGAGGCAGCtggagagaacacacacacacacacacacacacacatacacacacgcatacaaacatacatacatacatacatacatacacacacacacacaccccacacccGAACATACACAAacgcaacaacaacaacaagagagagagagagaaaaaaaagaaaaaacaggacACAAAaacgaaaagaaaagaacaaaagtggATGAGGTTTGGGAGAGGTGCAGGATAACTCTGTCCGAGACAAAGGGATGAAAAGTCAAAACAGGGCAGTGTAGTAGTTTTGGTAGCAGGGAGAGATGGTTGAGGGGAAGGAGGCTCACCTCTGGATGAGACATTGGTGCTCTCTGGGACacctgtcaaacacacacacacacagacatcaaagTCTACCTTCTCATTTGGCAGGGAAGGAAAAAGTGTTCAGGATCAATCCCTAGCCACAAGGCCAGCACAGCATGTGTTACTTAGCTTTCACCTCCACATCGAAATGTTTTGTACATCAAAATGCTCCATCTATAGTCAATACTTGCTATAGATTTGGCAAGCTGCTTGCTCATTGTTCATTTCATATGAACGCAAAGTAAGCCATGCTGCTTTAGGAGCATGACATCTCATCTAGACATCACACGGTCATCTAAGTTCACTTCAAACAGAACACACAGGGCTATGACACATCACTGTTTATTTACCTGGTAAACGAACCATAACCAGCTGATTGTGGAAGAGCTTTGCAGCTGGGGTGAGTAAAGAGACTGTACCTATAGCAGTTAGTGGAGTAGATGGGCAGTGCCTGTTATTGAAGCAGGGCAGAGGAGGTGGTCAGGGAGACATTTTTAAGAAAGGATTAAAGGCTACCTGAGATTTTGGATGACTGCTGAGCGTTGGCGGATGACGATTCAGCACATAACTCCATGGGaaactgcagctgctcctcagtCTCACCTCCTGAAAAGAAGCACATAGAGTCACTCAGGTGCTTTAGATTTCAAACATAACAGAAGTAATGTTTCTTAGGTGTGTTTTCCTACTTCCATactacaaaaaacaaaaagatttttATGTTTCTAAAAGCAGTTTCAAGGTTTGTTGAATATTGATGATAGCCTATCTCAGCTCAGAAACTGCATGACTATGGGATCAAGATGCAGCTCCGCTTAGAGACACAGCTTTAAACGACACAGTGGATGGCTTGTGTATTCAAACTATAAAACGATATTTGTAATTTACACATCATACATTTGACTAGCAACACATGATACCCAACTTCCCGTTGACTTCCCGTTCACGAGGCATCAGAAAATGTAGTTTCACACTATGGTGCAATGGCAATGTTTGTGCATAATGTATAAAACCTCAGTGCTGTCAACGATGTGATTCCCTGCATTTGAGCAGAGCTGCTCCAGAAATTGAGCGAAGCTCAGGTGAAAGCGATAATGACATTAAAAACTTCCCCAAACCAATAAATAACTCCTTTTAAGCAGACAGACCTTTGGTAGCAGGCTTATCTGCTGGCTTCTCCTGATTCTGGTCTTTGTCAAACGTCATGGCAACGGCTGTCACTGCGACCTggggaggcagacagacagacagtacagtagTAGATATAAGATTTGACTTATCaattctgttttgtttgcaaTTTCACAAACGTGAGATGGCTTTAAACCGCTCACCTGTATGAGTTCTTCTTCTGGCACTGCTACAGTGAAGTTGAGCTTACACAGACAGCAGGGGATCATAGAGCGCAACTTGAAGTAAAAactctgaaacaaacacaatgaattgaCCTGTAACTCTTtattcaaaacacaacaactgaAAGGACCATTATAAACAGTGTAACAGTGTATGACATGCACATTACAAAGGATAAGCATGGCACCACATATGTTATGATTACCAACTGATCAATGATGGCTTCTTACCTTTAGCAGATTCTCACATAGGTCAGTGAAGATCTTGTTCAAGCCTTGGTTAGTAAGATTGGCATTACTCAACCTAAAGACCCTCACTGATGTAAACATCTGCAAGACAGTAACAGAAGCACATAGCATAAACATAGCATTCAGAAATTTAAATTTTCCCATATTAGCAGATTTTTGTTATATCTATATTCAAATTGTAGTTTTGAAGATAACAGAAGGTTTGAAACTGTGAAGGAAGTAACACTGTATTATGAAGAGTAACCTGAACTCCCGAAGTCCAGTTGTAAATCCCAGGCATGATCTCAGTGTTGCAGCTGTAGAAACCTGAAGACATAAAAGTGGAAATGGCGACATTAATGATGAAGCAGAGACATGTGATATTTGTTCGAGCTTAGACGCAATCCGGAGATAACTGACTGAGCATGTGCAGTGCATAATGATCCTCTAGggcagggatgggcaactttgaggatagggagggccacaaaaagtgtgtcctcactgccagagggccactttgcgCAAGTTGAcgataaagaaaaatgtaatgtattggaCATCCCTAACCACTGTAATTGCCGTGTAGTGAGTAGATTGAGTATACCTGTGGGGGTAGGAGCATCAGTGAGGAGGGAGTGGATGTCCTCCACAGCATCAGTGTCATCAATCTATAGAAATTACAGCAAATGGTTACACTTGTCCATGGAAATAGTtgcatataaacatatttatttgtatagataCACACCTCCAGGACAAATGCATCCTTCTTGCCGTGGGAGAGGTCCAGTTCTGACTGTTCGTCTGAGCTTTCCGAGTGGGAGCGGAAAAGTCTGGATCGTTGCCTCGGCTCAGGAATCGGAGAACCAACCACTTCCTCTGTCATCTCCTGTAAGCAAAGGGTCACAAAACCTGAGCAGACGGGATGTCAAAGTGAACACCAGAACACCGCAGCAGCCCACATCTCCATCTCACATGTGCCCAGACCGTACAGCTAGTAAGAAAGTCTATGTTAATAACACACCACATGCTCACACTCAAGTACCCATTAGACACACGCACATGGTTAATTTGAATATGGATCTGGAAGAGTAagcacgcgcgcgcacacacgcgcacacacacacgcacacgcacgcgcacacacacacacacacacacacacacacacacacacacacacacacacacacacacacacacacacacacacacggagggtAGATGGTCATAATAAGAGTACATTAACACAGATACAATGGGTCTGCAGTGAGTTGCGACTCTGGAGTCGGTTACACAACTACCTGCTCCCAAACGTCCCCAGTTAAGAGTGgttatacagttatagtaaAAGTGGTGTAGTATTACGATTAATGTAGTGAAATATTTGTCATGCTTTGCTGCGTCTCACAGCTAAAAGGTTGCCGTGCTCAGTACCATGTTTATGCCGCAGAACACCTCAGGGTCCAGGGCAAATAATTTCTTTAAtgaccagagagagacaagaggggTAAGTTTATCACCATTCACAAAGAACAGACTATATAATGTATGATTACGTACATGATTTTAAGACTAGAGTTATACCCAAAATAATGGAAACAGTTCAGCACAACATGTATCCGTTTGTGAAAAAGAATCACTACACttgtgtaaaaaagaaaaacatttaacttgATATAACACTGTATGTGACAGGCACAATTCTTAAGTATTTAATGGCCATAAACTGTAGATATTACTCTGACATCAAAGCCCTTAAAACACATAATCACATAAAATTGACCCGAGATAAAGGTACATTTATAAGATTTATCACCATTTTAAACTTTTTAGTTAAAACAGTTTCCACAAGCTTTCTATTTACAGTTGGTGTGGGCAACACCCACATGGTACCCCAGCTGATGAAACACTGTAGAGACCTACTCAGCAGTGAAAACCTGGCACAATAGGGGAGAATTTGCGGATTTAAAATCACAAAGCTTGTCTTTAATACATGTGCTTCAGGTCTCACCGGAGGGTTTATTTGATAGAGCTCCTTGTTCTTGGCAATGGTGTCATTAATCCTTTTCTGGATGGTGAGGATGTGGTGCTCATTGCTCAGGTCACCAGGAGTCTTCCCCGCAATCTGGATGGCCCCTGGTGCCGGCAGGGCTGTCAGGTACACTCCTGTAGcagactgaaaacacacacacacattttaaaaaggacagTGTTGCAGCAAACACATGAATGGTTGTTCACTCTAAAATGTCAACCTACGGCCAGACCCAGAAGCATGTTCTCTCCGACACTGATCTGTATGTGTAAGCCAAACAGAGCGTTCATACTCCGCAGCTTCAGCTTGTTCATCAGCTGAGTGTGCAGCTCGTACTCCATGAACGGCAGCAGGTTGGAGATGGCAGTCGCATTCACTTCACCCTGGGCCTTCTTTTTAAGACGACACAGTCTAGAAAACAATTAACACTGGCATTAACTCACTTTGACcaatgtctctgtgtgttgttcagCCTACATGCAGTCACTGCACTGAATGCTGAATCAGAGTGATTTAACTTAGTGTAGTAagcttattttagttttctcttcCCTATGCGCTACATTTCACTGTGCTAAATCCTCCTCgtattaatataaaaatccTGTTACTGTCATTTCAAATATCTAGTGCTGATTATTTTATGATCTGGtgtgtttcttctctgtgttaGCAATCATTGAAAAAGGGCTCGGAGCTTTTAAACTGTGAGATGTTGTACCTGGCCTGGATAAGACAGCCCTTCCCTGTGACAGCTGCTTCTGCTGGCAGGTCGATTGTTGTGAACAGCACATCAGGaaccttgaaaaaaaaaaaaaaaataacataaaaatgattcattattcattcttttttttttttctccaccaaACTGTATTCATGAACTAGACCAGCGGTCCCCaaccacggaccggtttcatgtaacaCAATATCTTCACGGTCCGGCCTTCAAAGTCGGCActttaacaaatataaagtgcataaagaaactcaccattacgctgaattagtgggagccctgagcttgtgtctctgcaacgagccggtccaatataggggtatcaattcttcaccaatagtaaaaggtttcttctcttagcgatacagttagtcactaagtatgacgctctcagtgcactcgcatgtgttgatgtggtggccatcagcaATTGTTTATGTCTGGGTGCCTGCGAAGCCGCTATGAAGGCTTtgttgcctcatgtgcgagcctgtgtattatgcagagcggcgcatgagaatcacctgttgcgataaacacgtattttaagtaggactcctgatgttgtcttttaaatgtctcctcattgactcttttcccttttccaaaaaagctctttaaagacgtttgttttccactcattgttgcttgtgggcttaatttttgatgtaaagtatcacgtgactgagacgagcgtcttgacctaaggtcttgacatgtgtcaagagacacagacggatgtatgtatatttttcaaaataaaacctctttcaaaataaaatatttttttattcaatctttctgtgcggcccggtaccaaatgaccggTACCGGTGCTTGGGGACCACTGATATAGACAACCGAAGATTTGTTTAACATGTAGGAGTCTTTGATTTAAGCAAACAAGATACATATATTTGAGACCTTTTGTCGTCTGCATTGGTAACAGTAGGTGAGCTGGGCAGGAAAGGGCATGTTGAGCTCATCATATGGGATGTGGCAGAAGCCGCAGCTCGGGGGAGACGGCTCCTCAAACCTgccaaacaacacacaccatctgGTATCAGCTCAATCCAAGCTGTGCTGACAAactgtacacatacaaggaTTAAAATCAGTCAGGCAGTCTCTGAATAATAACAACCTGTGGTCGGTGATTACGATGTCTAGGCAGCCTTCACGCATAAACCGAGGATTCAGAATGGCTGCTGTGCCTGATGCTGACAGGAtacacacctcctcactgggtTGAGGGGAGATGGACAGAtcaagagggaaagaaaggaaagtggATGAGAACCGGACATGGAACCTTATGCGTTTAAGACAAACTGGTTTATAACTTGAAAATCAACAACAGGCAAAAGAAGGAAATATTTTGTAGTGTCTAAGTACTACTACATACCAGATGCTAGTGCTCTCGCTGTACCCCACCACAGCATGGCAACCAAGGGCTTTGGCATGAGATTTGATCTCCTGGCGAATCTCCTCCCACCAGGCGTCGCGAGTCTCTGGCTCATCTGCAAGACACAAAAATCTGAATCAGACAGCTTTCACAAAAGATTCTGAATAGCTGAATCATCTATCAAAACCTCACTGAACACTGAAGTCTGTTAACAGGAGTTAACACTAAAGTTAATCTAACTGTTGTCAACAtagacagataaaaaaaaaaaatactgacaagtacaaacactacgGAAATACGACAAGTCTGTATCTAATCTGATTGCTTTGATTTACcagaaaataaacagacatCAAAACAGTACACTTTGTATTTTCTGATGATATATGAATTAAATGGTGCATCAAAGCAAGCCAAAACTAACCATCAGTTTGTGAAACAAAGTGACAATGAGAATGATGAAACGAGAGtttgaggatgatgatgaaggcAAAGTCAATGGTTAGGTTACTCGTGTGTTCCTTAAATGCTTACATGATCTGAAAAcctattgtctctctctcctccatgtcTCCTTTCAGAACAGAAAGGACACGTGTGAGAGATACAGTAACCAGCCGTTACGTATGTTTTAGCTGTGGTGGTCTGACCATAGGAAGAGAATCTTGCTGTCtggtaaaaaatattaattacataaaaaGACCCTGTGTCTGATGTGTTTACTGTTTCCTACCTTGATGACAaaacttttaaattaaaaaagggatTACGCCTTCATCATACTTCATTCGGCTAAACCATGGGTGTGTTTCAATAGTCTCATGAGGCTTTGCTCCAATACCACCTGTTATATTAACATCGTTCAGCAGAGCCTAGTCGTTGCCAGTTGTGAGTTTAATCTCACTCATTTATTGATCACTGAACAAAGAACGCAAGAAAGGAGCTACATTAGAGTATTGAGCCGCACCCCATGACTCCTTGAAAGGGCCACATGCTTACGGAGCCCCccaaaaaagagagaaactcAGCTTCTGGGTGAGACGGGGGAGGAATGACTGAGGATAAAATAATTGGAGATCAACTTAAGAGATGAAGAATAATGACTGATGGCCAGGCATCAGACCCACGAGGTGGGTTCCTTCAAACCAGAAGCAGCATGTCACACAGGCACAGGCTCACCAACGTGCACGCTCATGACCATGTGTACGCTCATGGGCAGAGAAGGGCCATATTCATTCACCAGAGTCCACCAAATCCACCAAATCTAGTCTAGTTTTTAAGTTAGAGAACACTGAGTGATATCATACTTCCTCCATTCCCCAAGCTCACATCTTTCCTTCCATTCAAATCATACATCCCAAatccatttttttattttcctcaacTGTCACCCATCAAATCAACCTGCCTGTCATGCATCCATCCgtccctccttctccctctctttctctcagtatGAATACGGCCCAGTGAGTTAGGGATGCACATGCCCGGTCAGTGGCTCTATGTCACACAGTAAACCTCCTCTGGTCTAGACAGGTTTGACCGCGATGCTGATTCAGGAAGCGTTAGAACAGCGCAGGGACATTTTTAGGGAAGAGCTGCAGCTCTTCAGTGCAGCGGGATGAGCAGGGGGGTAGGAGAAAGCCAGGTCAGGCTAGATGGGGCGGGGTGGGGACACAGCGCATGCTCAACTCAGctcagcacacactcacacagattaGAGAGAGGAGAATGGCAGCTCACTGAATTCATCCATTTTCAGTGATACACAATTCAGCtaatgttgaatatttagatAAGATGGTGTACCTTGGTTAAATGTCAGTGTTGGGTGCAAAGAGGGACAAGTTTAACTTCAGTGAGCTGCCATACCTCCTGTGGGTGAGAGCAGTAAAAGGGGGGAAATACCTGCAGTGACACTATTCCAGTCTAGCAGTTTGTATGAGCGCGTGTTACCCAAGGCTGGGCCAGAACACACCGTTAGtacagaaaagagagaaaaagaagagacagTCTAACAAACAAGCACAGCACAACAGCAGCACTACACAACCACTATGCAAAGACAGACCGCACTTCACAGTCACTATGCAAAGACAAACTATATTCTGGCCTACTAACACAATCTCGAAAGAAGACGACTGAcgaagaaaagaggagaataGAGTTAAGGAGAAGAGAAgctatataatacaaaatatgagcATGCAGCAGCAGTATAACTCAAGTATACTCTTTAAATCTATAAAAGGTgctctgtggagttttcttgtaaacacgAAACGTTTTGTTTACATTGAGAGTTTCTCACCAAAATGGTTTGTATGTTTGAGGTTTAACAAACCTTCCTGATAAAAGCCGATgtcttaacattttaaatcGTTGCATGCATCAACTGCATGCTTGTGCGTCCTTGTGCAcgatacaaacaaaacagggacCCACTTGTAAACACATAGCTACTTGtggtcaaaaactccacaggtTACCTTTAATGTTGTTCTGTAGTTGATATAGTCAAGGCATAGCAACAGTAAACAGGGCTCTTTTCAGAACAGTTTCCAAGATAAACCTGCAAGTTTGGATCAGGGAAAACTATAtgaaaactttacattttaaatttaattatttaacttAATTATTGCATGCATAGAACTTCTTGCAGATTATTGGTAAACATGCTTTTCAGGCACCTTATTCTGGTTACCCTGTCCATATCTAAAAATAACCCCGCTTATCATTACCCAGCCAACATTCATCAGCACTCCCCTGTCCCTAAATTATCAGACATACTTGAGTCAGAGTGGTTAAAAGACCAATAATCCGAGCAAAGGGAAGAATTACTGAAGCTGCAGAGTGGACTCAGATAGTCAAAGACCTTTGACAGGCAGGTACTCGCCTAATGAGCAAATGTCTTATtataaatctctttttttctacaaAAGTCTACAAATGACAAGAAAATATCAGGATTTTGACAAAGAGATAAAAGGCCTATTTGAAAACTTACAAGCAAATATATAAAACCCCACAGTACCTTACCACAGCGCCACCTGCAGCCAACAACACCAGACAACAGAAGCAGCAGGCAACAGACTGGAGCCATGCAACACTATTGCACCTCACCTCCAGAGAGCAGCACCACAgcacacaattacacacacacacacacacacagccaccacATGACCAGCACAGACTATACATTACTCAAAGCCAGTTAGTCAAACCACAAGGTGAAAGTTGCCCCTAtccataaaatgtttttgacacAGCTGCTGATGAGCCTATGCTAACTGTATATCCATCAAAATGCTACAAAGCTGCAGCCTATAAGTGTGACCAGGAACAGCTTTCACCTGCTTTAGGACTTGTGTAGAACTGAAGATTTTCAACATAATGTCTCTAAACAATCAAACTGATTGGGACCAGGACCGTACACGGGAAAAGAGGATACTGGGCAGCATTAACTAACAGCCAGTTGCAACAAGACGGCACACTCACACGATAATGTAGGTCAATGGAGGAGCCCACTCATATCGCTCACACGACAATGGACGAGCTACATAAGGAAGTTGTGAGCTCATGTGCGCTGCACTCACCAGGGTTGTGTATACGGTCCAGTAGTTTGACAGAGCGAGCGCTGACCACTCCACCGACATGAACCAGAAAACCAGGTGGGAAAGACGTCAAGGTGAAGAAGGGGAACTCCTGCAGATAGAAAACAGCCGGGTCACTTACAGTAAGGGAAAACGCACAGTGGACattgtcaatgttttttttgctaaTGATATTTAGTGACTGCCACCATGATTCTAACATCCTATTAGATTTTAAGTGTCTTTTTTTCAGTGTATGAAAAAGAACAGAATCCtgttaaaaaactaattatatgtGAAAACAAAGCAATCTAATCTTTTAATAAGAATGTAAAAATGCATTGACGCCTGTTTTTTCTATGCACTGTATCTTTAACTGTGTAGACTTGGGTGATGATACTGTTATTACTGTTGTACGAGGAAAAGTGCCAACATGCAGCAAGGATTGAGAGTGATGGTGTCCCCCACATGCAAGGGTTACCCATGAGGAGTCCCCACTCGCCCCATTCCAGCCTACACTTGTAGACACAAACTTGAGAGCATTTCAAATAGATCTGGAAGTgattgagaaaatgtattttcaataaAGCCTACATACTTTGTATCAATGATTTAGTGAGCCATTCAATCCTTACAAATCTATATAAATGCATTAATTAGGTTTGGAGTTGAGAGtgaagaacacacaaacacaaggtcCTGGCTGTGGTTTATGACTCTGTTTTACATGCTTTGCTGTCCACTAACATGTCAGCTGGTCCTCTGCTTCCAGTCAAATAATGCAAATCCATGCGATCAATGACACAAGGAGCTGGATATACTTTGACTGCCTGTTAGCATCTTGGTATAGGTAGAAGTGATAACCACCGTTGCAGAAAATCTGAGGGACGTTGTGATTTCCAACCATGCAGGTATATGTGATGAATGCTTTTCGTGGGGAAAGAAAAATTAGGTGGGACTACTGATAAGTTTCTATCTTGTCCAGTACTCCAGCAAAGGAGATAGCTACTAATTTGACTGACAGCTCCTCCCACTCAGAGCAAGGAGGCAAgaatgaggtgatg
This window contains:
- the c2cd5 gene encoding C2 domain-containing protein 5 isoform X2 — protein: MPGKLKAKIVAGRHLPVMDRASDLTDAFVEVKFGNTTFKTDVFPKSLNPQWNSEWFKFEVDDEDLQDEPLQVTVLDHDTYSANDAIGKVYIDIDPLLCSEAASVISGWFPIYDTIHGIRGEINVLVKVELFNDLNRFRQSSCGVKFFCTTSIPRCYKAAMVHGFVEELVVNEDPEYQWIDRIRTPRASNEARQRLISLMSGELQRKIGLKVLEMGGNAVVGYLQCFDLEGESGLVVRAIGTACTLDKLSSGSAPNSNTHMHPNTAPPSNACNSPSKDGKDPVFGEDLTSSSGPPTPFRALPTTSSSPPPFSPSKPCSRQSSSSDTDLSLTPKTEEPVRRRPGIFLCPSSPTLDTDILSLPGSGSVGCGYSSAPRATTPPPPSTIHSDTVLLRKSVSFTEDLLLAASGMGSGGSAGKEAGPLKTLLRQQTQTALEQREFPFFTLTSFPPGFLVHVGGVVSARSVKLLDRIHNPDEPETRDAWWEEIRQEIKSHAKALGCHAVVGYSESTSICEEVCILSASGTAAILNPRFMREGCLDIVITDHRFEEPSPPSCGFCHIPYDELNMPFPAQLTYCYQCRRQKVPDVLFTTIDLPAEAAVTGKGCLIQARLCRLKKKAQGEVNATAISNLLPFMEYELHTQLMNKLKLRSMNALFGLHIQISVGENMLLGLASATGVYLTALPAPGAIQIAGKTPGDLSNEHHILTIQKRINDTIAKNKELYQINPPEMTEEVVGSPIPEPRQRSRLFRSHSESSDEQSELDLSHGKKDAFVLEIDDTDAVEDIHSLLTDAPTPTGFYSCNTEIMPGIYNWTSGVQMFTSVRVFRLSNANLTNQGLNKIFTDLCENLLKSFYFKLRSMIPCCLCKLNFTVAVPEEELIQVAVTAVAMTFDKDQNQEKPADKPATKGGETEEQLQFPMELCAESSSANAQQSSKISGVPESTNVSSRAASVDYGSFADRCSTWLELLRLKAHTIRRGSVKTSRRTQSLAHSVSSLERCSPLPEGRSRSLRSNRSFGSSSVTVVKMTPLSFLPGTRIIKYLGIINMFFIRETTSLREEGGVSGFLHSFIAEVFAMVRAHVAALGGNAVVSYSMKECMLMENPNKNQAQCLINVSGDAVICVRETDQEPTSSTTNIGQICASGTDGAYMTVKHGASLCLQDTQSE
- the c2cd5 gene encoding C2 domain-containing protein 5 isoform X1, which translates into the protein MPGKLKAKIVAGRHLPVMDRASDLTDAFVEVKFGNTTFKTDVFPKSLNPQWNSEWFKFEVDDEDLQDEPLQVTVLDHDTYSANDAIGKVYIDIDPLLCSEAASVISGWFPIYDTIHGIRGEINVLVKVELFNDLNRFRQSSCGVKFFCTTSIPRCYKAAMVHGFVEELVVNEDPEYQWIDRIRTPRASNEARQRLISLMSGELQRKIGLKVLEMGGNAVVGYLQCFDLEGESGLVVRAIGTACTLDKLSSGSAPNSNTHMHPNTAPPSNACNSPSKDGKDPVFGEDLTSSSGPPTPFRALPTTSSSPPPFSPSKPCSRQSSSSDTDLSLTPKTEEPVRRRPGIFLCPSSPTLDTDILSLPGSGSVGCGYSSAPRATTPPPPSTIHSDTVLLRKSVSFTEDLLLAASGMGSGGSAGKEAGPLKTLLRQQTQTALEQREFPFFTLTSFPPGFLVHVGGVVSARSVKLLDRIHNPDEPETRDAWWEEIRQEIKSHAKALGCHAVVGYSESTSICEEVCILSASGTAAILNPRFMREGCLDIVITDHRFEEPSPPSCGFCHIPYDELNMPFPAQLTYCYQCRRQKVPDVLFTTIDLPAEAAVTGKGCLIQARLCRLKKKAQGEVNATAISNLLPFMEYELHTQLMNKLKLRSMNALFGLHIQISVGENMLLGLASATGVYLTALPAPGAIQIAGKTPGDLSNEHHILTIQKRINDTIAKNKELYQINPPKLFALDPEVFCGINMEMTEEVVGSPIPEPRQRSRLFRSHSESSDEQSELDLSHGKKDAFVLEIDDTDAVEDIHSLLTDAPTPTGFYSCNTEIMPGIYNWTSGVQMFTSVRVFRLSNANLTNQGLNKIFTDLCENLLKSFYFKLRSMIPCCLCKLNFTVAVPEEELIQVAVTAVAMTFDKDQNQEKPADKPATKGGETEEQLQFPMELCAESSSANAQQSSKISGVPESTNVSSRAASVDYGSFADRCSTWLELLRLKAHTIRRGSVKTSRRTQSLAHSVSSLERCSPLPEGRSRSLRSNRSFGSSSVTVVKMTPLSFLPGTRIIKYLGIINMFFIRETTSLREEGGVSGFLHSFIAEVFAMVRAHVAALGGNAVVSYSMKECMLMENPNKNQAQCLINVSGDAVICVRETDQEPTSSTTNIGQICASGTDGAYMTVKHGASLCLQDTQSE